In Phragmites australis chromosome 17, lpPhrAust1.1, whole genome shotgun sequence, the following are encoded in one genomic region:
- the LOC133897648 gene encoding uncharacterized protein LOC133897648 gives MAKPLLETLAVHLPNAVTASLASSSTAARRAIASSLAPSSAAGYDVLEVYAELRVSTASAARRAVNHAVTCAASSASPGFPLQKPCASESAMLEAPRLPSTLPFVVALHAIDWVRAALGPNIGATAARGEADYFAYPSSTASSVLLLPTFVAPVLPTAAAARAAANLAALTTLIPASSSSRIGLVVPDESEATIAAVLPASSTAISFVLKGGRRRAPRSSSMWGLVDTATSMKPFRCFAPRSVASSAWHVFYSSSSNSESEEPISSPLSYPTVRDLMALMNRTELDIEEEILFRRAFNDRYQNFLIADVGDYLENKKWTFEELRYILKIVNRKAGPHKELMELLIKEDMLYGCSSEDEYNQNPVLARVESKVDTALKRLKEQGADIRRLSDLLHNQKTDWGSVKVFVRKLCSAIRRSSRWSRDGTPDVAKTAAVEPPH, from the exons ATGGCGAAGCCGTTGCTCGAAACCCTAGCAGTGCACCTGCCCAATGCAGTGACCGCttcgctcgcctcctcctccaccgccgcccgCCGCGCGATCGCCTCCTCGTTGgccccctcctccgccgcgggGTACGACGTCCTCGAGGTCTACGCGGAGCTGCGCGTCAgcaccgcctccgccgcccgccGCGCGGTCAACCACGCCGTCACCTGCGCTGCGTCGAGCGCCTCCCCTGGCTTCCCGCTCCAGAAGCCGTGCGCGTCCGAGTCGGCCATGCTGGAGGCGCCGCGCCTCCCCTCCACTCTTCCTTTCGTCGTCGCGCTGCACGCGATCGACTGGGTGCGCGCGGCACTGGGTCCCAACATCGGGGCCACGGCCGCTCGAGGTGAGGCCGACTACTTCGCCTACCCCTCATCCACCGCCTCCTCTGTGCTCCTGCTCCCGACCTTCGTCGCCCCGGTACTCCCCACTGCCGCTGCCGCTCGGGCTGCGGCCAACCTTGCTGCCCTCACCACACTCATACCCGCATCTTCGTCCTCCCGCATTGGACTCGTCGTGCCGGACGAATCGGAGGCGACCATCGCCGCGGTGCTTCCCGCTTCCTCCACCGCCATCAGCTTCGTCCTCAAGGGGGGCAGGCGTCGCGCACCTCGCTCCTCCTCTATGTGGGGCCTTGTCGACACGGCTACTTCCATGAAACCCTTCCGCTGCTTCGCTCCGAGATCTGTTGCCAGCAGCGCCTGGCACGTGTTTTACTCCAGTTCATCCAATTCAGAGTCCGAGGAGCCTATCTCATCCCCACTATCTTATCCC ACTGTCCGTGATCTCATGGCCTTGATGAATCGAACTGAACTAGATATAGAGGAGGAGATTCTGTTTAGGAGGGCATTCAACGACAGATATCAGAACTTTCTG aTTGCAGATGTTGGAGATTACTTGGAGAACAAGAAGTGGACTTTTGAAGAATTGCGATACATTTTGAAGATCGTGAATCGCAAAGCAGGCCCCCATAAAGAGCTGATGGAACTCTTGATTAAAGAA GATATGCTATATGGCTGCTCATCTGAAGATGAATACAATCAGAATCCTGTATTAGCTCGTGTCGAGTCAAAAGTTGATACCGCATTGAAACGGTTGAAGGAACAAGGGGCGGATATACGCAGActctctgatctcttgcacAACCAAAAAACTGATTGGGGTTCAGTGAAGGTGTTTGTTCGTAAGCT GTGTTCTGCTATCAGAAGGTCGAGCCGGTGGTCAAGGGATGGTACTCCGGATGTGGCAAAGACGGCAGCAGTTGAGCCTCCTCACTGA
- the LOC133897267 gene encoding pentatricopeptide repeat-containing protein At5g61400-like isoform X3, whose protein sequence is MPPSSPSLRFLLSSRRHPVAPQHHGLRRHSLSASASAPAAAAPPPSRDRAARLAAAVHGAAAAKNFGHAIRLTKSLIQASSPSPRPVAGAGASAFAALASTSSCPAPALGVLVIALSQMALLDEALSIFRRLRTLPSLPACNAVLDGLVKARRFRCVWEMFDEMLSRGMFPSVVTYNTLINACRHQGAVEKAWEVWHQMVARRIDPNVVTYTTMICALCEEGCIGEAERLFVTMKEAGMQPNLYTYNVLMSSHCQTDDVDRAFALYQELLKSGLIPNAIIFTTLIDGFCNVKRFSEAKKMFLDMPRFGVAPTVPVYNSLMDGAFMSGNAREALAVYQEMTRLWLCPDEFTCSIVVRGLCDGGQVQVATRFLEGVRQSGANLNAAAYNALIDEYCKDGNLEEALATCTRMTEVGIEPNVVTYSSLIDGHSKIGKMEKATAIYTEMVAKGIEPNVVTYTALINGHAKNGDIDAAFRLQKEMVEKSISPNAITVSALVDGLCRESRVQDAVRLVMEYSGNNKYDHRHSFLSNSATVEDHSVPNVVTYMTLIYGLYIDGQYNEADMMKIGVKPKKYMIVCPEIWSSEPPNGLRTVES, encoded by the exons GTCGCTCCGCAACACCACGGCCTCCGCCGCCACAGcctctccgcctccgcctccgcgcccgccgccgccgccccgcctcCCTCCCGCGACCGCGCCgcgcgcctcgccgccgccgtccatgGTGCAGCCGCGGCCAAGAACTTCGGGCACGCCATCCGTTTGACGAAGTCACTCATCCAGGCCTCTTCCCCCAGCCCGCGCCCCGTAgctggcgccggcgccagcgccTTCGCCGCGCTCGCGTCCACCTCCAGCTGCCCCGCCCCCGCGCTCGGCGTGCTCGTCATCGCCCTCTCCCAgatggcgctgctcgacgaggcgcTGTCCATCTTCCGTCGCCTGCGGACACTGCCGTCGCTGCCGGCGTGCAACGCGGTTCTGGACGGCCTCGTCAAGGCCCGCAGGTTCAGGTGCGTCTGGGAGATGTTCGACGAAATGCTTAGCCGGGGGATGTTTCCCAGTGTGGTCACGTACAATACGCTCATCAATGCGTGCCGGCATCAGGGTGCTGTGGAGAAGGCTTGGGAGGTGTGGCATCAGATGGTGGCGAGACGGATTGATCCGAATGTGGTCACCTACACGACGATGATATGTGCACTTTGTGAAGAGGGCTGCATCGGTGAGGCTGAGCGGCTGTTTGTCACGATGAAGGAAGCAGGGATGCAGCCTAATCTATACACATACAATGTGCTGATGAGCAGCCACTGTCAGACAGATGATGTCGACCGTGCATTTGCGCTGTACCAGGAATTGCTGAAGAGTGGCCTTATTCCAAATGCTATTATCTTTACAACGCTGATTGACGGTTTCTGCAACGTGAAGAGGTTCAGTGAAGCAAAAAAGATGTTTCTTGACATGCCCAGGTTTGGGGTTGCTCCTACTGTGCCTGTGTACAACAGTTTGATGGATGGAGCTTTCATGTCTGGAAATGCTCGAGAAGCATTAGCAGTTTATCAGGAGATGACTCGCCTATGGTTGTGCCCGGATGAATTCACCTGCAGCATAGTTGTAAGAGGGCTTTGTGATGGAGGGCAAGTGCAGGTAGCGACCAGGTTTCTTGAAGGAGTGCGGCAATCTGGTGCTAATCTGAATGCTGCTGCTTACAATGCACTAATTGATGAGTATTGCAAGGATGGAAATTTGGAGGAAGCCCTAGCAACTTGCACAAGAATGACCGAGGTTGGAATTGAGCCCAATGTGGTGACATACTCCTCTTTGATAGATGGGCATTCGAAGATAGGGAAGATGGAAAAAGCAACTGCTATATACACAGAGATGGTAGCTAAAGGGATTGAACCTAATGTGGTGACTTACACGGCTCTTATTAATGGCCATGCCAAGAATGGTGACATAGATGCTGCTTTTCGGTTACAGAAGGAGATGGTAGAGAAAAGCATTTCTCCCAATGCGATCACAGTGTCAGCTCTTGTTGATGGTCTGTGCAGAGAGAGTAGGGTTCAGGACGCAGTCAGGTTAGTCATGGAGTACTCAGGGAACAATAAGTATGATCATCGTCATTCTTTTTTGTCAAACTCTGCAACTGTGGAAGATCATTCAGTTCCAAACGTTGTGACGTATATGACCTTGATATATGGTCTCTATATAGATGGCCAATACAATGAAGCTG ATATGATGAAGATAGGTGTTAAACCCAAGAAATACATGATAGTCTGCCCTGAGATTTGGTCATCAGAACCACCAAATGGCCTCAGAACTGTTGAAAGTTAA
- the LOC133897268 gene encoding fructose-bisphosphate aldolase-lysine N-methyltransferase, chloroplastic-like gives MATLHPHRHLLPPHHRPLSLRSSPPRFRLPTRPPMPRGLLPRAAANTTAAASALQDFRRWLSSHGSGEGKALPAAVLEGLGLVAARDLPRGEVVAEVPKKLWMDADAVSASDIGRACGGRDLRPWVTVALLLLREAARGADSPWAPYLAILPRQTDSTIFWSEEELLEIQGTQLLGTTVGVKDYVQSEFDSVEAEIISANKDLFPGTITFDDFLWAFGILRSRVFPGLGGDKLALIPFADLVNHSPDITSEGSSWEIKGKGLFGREVMFSLRTPVNVKSGEQIYIQYDLDKSNSELALDYGFVESNPSRDSYTVTLEISESDPFYGDKLDIAELNGLGETAYFDIVLDEPLPPQMVPYLRLLCIGGSDAFLLEALFRNSVWGHLELPVSPDNEESICQVIRDACKSALAAYHTTVQEDEELLERENLQPRLKIAIGVRAGEKKVLQQIDDIFKQREEELDGLEYYQERRLKDLGFVGDNGEIIFWES, from the exons ATGGCCACGCTCCACCCCCACCGCCACCTTCTCCCCCCGCATCACCGCCCGCTCTCCCTCCGTTCGTCTCCTCCTCGCTTTCGCCTGCCCACGAGGCCGCCGATGCCCCGCGGCCTGCTCCCACGCGCGGCAGCCAACACCACCGCGGCAGCGTCCGCGCTGCAGGACTTCCGGCGCTGGCTCTCATCCCACGGCTCGGGCGAGGGAAAGGCTCTTCCGGCCGCCGTGCTGGAGGGCCTTGGTCTCGTGGCGGCGCGGGACCTGCCGCGCGGGGAGGTCGTCGCGGAGGTGCCCAAGAAGCTCTGGATGGACGCCGACGCCGTCTCGGCATCCGACATCGGCCGCGCCTGCGGCGGCAGGGACCTGCGGCCGTGGGTCACCGTCGCGCTGCTCCTGCTCCGTGAGGCTGCGCGCGGGGCAGACTCGCCGTGGGCGCCCTACCTCGCCATCCTCCCGCGCCAGACCGACTCCACCATCTTCTG GTCAGAAGAAGAGCTCCTGGAGATACAAG GAACACAGTTACTGGGCACAACAGTGGGTGTGAAAGATTATGTGCAGAGTGAATTCGATAGTgttgaagctgagatcataagCGCGAACAAAGACCTTTTCCCTGGTACCATAACATTTGATGATTTCTTATGGGCATTTGGAATACTCAGATCAAGGGTGTTTCCAgggctcggtggagataagcttGCTCTCATACCGTTTGCTGATCTG GTTAATCACAGTCCTGATATTACCTCAGAAGGGTCTAGTTGGGAGATCAAAGGAAAGGGGCTTTTTGGTAGGGAAGTCATGTTCTCTTTGCGTACACCAGTGAATGTTAAATCTGGAGAACAG ATATATATTCAGTACGACCTGGACAAGAGTAATTCTGAATTAGCACTTGACTACGGGTTCGTTGAATCAAATCCATCAAGGGATTCATATACCGTGACTCTGGAGATATCTGAATCTGATCCATTTTATGGAGACAAGCTTGACATTGCAGAGTTAAACGGCCTGGGAGAGACTGCATATTTCGATATTGTCCTTGACGAACCCCTTCCTCCTCAAATGGTTCCTTACCTGCGATTACTTTGCATTGGTGGATCAGATGCATTTCTCTTGGAAGCACTCTTTAGGAACTCAGTTTGGGGCCACCTTGAACTGCCAGTGAGTCCTGACAATGAGGAATCAATATGTCAGGTCATCCGAGATGCCTGCAAATCTGCCCTTGCTGCCTATCACACCACAGTACAAGAG GACGAAGAACTATTGGAAAGAGAAAATTTGCAGCCAAGACTTAAAATTGCAATTGGAGTAAGAGCCGGTGAAAAGAAAGTACTACAGCAGATTGATGATATTTTTAAACAGAGGGAGGAAGAATTGGATGGCCTTGAGTACTACCAGGAAAGAAGACTCAAGGATCTCGGTTTTGTCGGTGACAATGGTGAAATTATTTTTTGGGAATCGTAG
- the LOC133897267 gene encoding pentatricopeptide repeat-containing protein At5g61400-like isoform X1, which yields MPPSSPSLRFLLSSRRHPVAPQHHGLRRHSLSASASAPAAAAPPPSRDRAARLAAAVHGAAAAKNFGHAIRLTKSLIQASSPSPRPVAGAGASAFAALASTSSCPAPALGVLVIALSQMALLDEALSIFRRLRTLPSLPACNAVLDGLVKARRFRCVWEMFDEMLSRGMFPSVVTYNTLINACRHQGAVEKAWEVWHQMVARRIDPNVVTYTTMICALCEEGCIGEAERLFVTMKEAGMQPNLYTYNVLMSSHCQTDDVDRAFALYQELLKSGLIPNAIIFTTLIDGFCNVKRFSEAKKMFLDMPRFGVAPTVPVYNSLMDGAFMSGNAREALAVYQEMTRLWLCPDEFTCSIVVRGLCDGGQVQVATRFLEGVRQSGANLNAAAYNALIDEYCKDGNLEEALATCTRMTEVGIEPNVVTYSSLIDGHSKIGKMEKATAIYTEMVAKGIEPNVVTYTALINGHAKNGDIDAAFRLQKEMVEKSISPNAITVSALVDGLCRESRVQDAVRLVMEYSGNNKYDHRHSFLSNSATVEDHSVPNVVTYMTLIYGLYIDGQYNEAGKIFCCMRESGMVPDSFTYTLLIRGQCMLGYVLNAMMLYADMMKIGVKPKKYMIVCPEIWSSEPPNGLRTVES from the coding sequence GTCGCTCCGCAACACCACGGCCTCCGCCGCCACAGcctctccgcctccgcctccgcgcccgccgccgccgccccgcctcCCTCCCGCGACCGCGCCgcgcgcctcgccgccgccgtccatgGTGCAGCCGCGGCCAAGAACTTCGGGCACGCCATCCGTTTGACGAAGTCACTCATCCAGGCCTCTTCCCCCAGCCCGCGCCCCGTAgctggcgccggcgccagcgccTTCGCCGCGCTCGCGTCCACCTCCAGCTGCCCCGCCCCCGCGCTCGGCGTGCTCGTCATCGCCCTCTCCCAgatggcgctgctcgacgaggcgcTGTCCATCTTCCGTCGCCTGCGGACACTGCCGTCGCTGCCGGCGTGCAACGCGGTTCTGGACGGCCTCGTCAAGGCCCGCAGGTTCAGGTGCGTCTGGGAGATGTTCGACGAAATGCTTAGCCGGGGGATGTTTCCCAGTGTGGTCACGTACAATACGCTCATCAATGCGTGCCGGCATCAGGGTGCTGTGGAGAAGGCTTGGGAGGTGTGGCATCAGATGGTGGCGAGACGGATTGATCCGAATGTGGTCACCTACACGACGATGATATGTGCACTTTGTGAAGAGGGCTGCATCGGTGAGGCTGAGCGGCTGTTTGTCACGATGAAGGAAGCAGGGATGCAGCCTAATCTATACACATACAATGTGCTGATGAGCAGCCACTGTCAGACAGATGATGTCGACCGTGCATTTGCGCTGTACCAGGAATTGCTGAAGAGTGGCCTTATTCCAAATGCTATTATCTTTACAACGCTGATTGACGGTTTCTGCAACGTGAAGAGGTTCAGTGAAGCAAAAAAGATGTTTCTTGACATGCCCAGGTTTGGGGTTGCTCCTACTGTGCCTGTGTACAACAGTTTGATGGATGGAGCTTTCATGTCTGGAAATGCTCGAGAAGCATTAGCAGTTTATCAGGAGATGACTCGCCTATGGTTGTGCCCGGATGAATTCACCTGCAGCATAGTTGTAAGAGGGCTTTGTGATGGAGGGCAAGTGCAGGTAGCGACCAGGTTTCTTGAAGGAGTGCGGCAATCTGGTGCTAATCTGAATGCTGCTGCTTACAATGCACTAATTGATGAGTATTGCAAGGATGGAAATTTGGAGGAAGCCCTAGCAACTTGCACAAGAATGACCGAGGTTGGAATTGAGCCCAATGTGGTGACATACTCCTCTTTGATAGATGGGCATTCGAAGATAGGGAAGATGGAAAAAGCAACTGCTATATACACAGAGATGGTAGCTAAAGGGATTGAACCTAATGTGGTGACTTACACGGCTCTTATTAATGGCCATGCCAAGAATGGTGACATAGATGCTGCTTTTCGGTTACAGAAGGAGATGGTAGAGAAAAGCATTTCTCCCAATGCGATCACAGTGTCAGCTCTTGTTGATGGTCTGTGCAGAGAGAGTAGGGTTCAGGACGCAGTCAGGTTAGTCATGGAGTACTCAGGGAACAATAAGTATGATCATCGTCATTCTTTTTTGTCAAACTCTGCAACTGTGGAAGATCATTCAGTTCCAAACGTTGTGACGTATATGACCTTGATATATGGTCTCTATATAGATGGCCAATACAATGAAGCTGGTAAGATCTTCTGTTGCATGAGAGAATCAGGTATGGTGCCTGATAGCTTCACTTACACACTACTGATTCGTGGGCAGTGCATGCTTGGTTATGTCTTGAATGCCATGATGCTCTATGCAGATATGATGAAGATAGGTGTTAAACCCAAGAAATACATGATAGTCTGCCCTGAGATTTGGTCATCAGAACCACCAAATGGCCTCAGAACTGTTGAAAGTTAA
- the LOC133897267 gene encoding pentatricopeptide repeat-containing protein At5g61400-like isoform X2, with translation MPPSSPSLRFLLSSRRHPVAPQHHGLRRHSLSASASAPAAAAPPPSRDRAARLAAAVHGAAAAKNFGHAIRLTKSLIQASSPSPRPVAGAGASAFAALASTSSCPAPALGVLVIALSQMALLDEALSIFRRLRTLPSLPACNAVLDGLVKARRFRCVWEMFDEMLSRGMFPSVVTYNTLINACRHQGAVEKAWEVWHQMVARRIDPNVVTYTTMICALCEEGCIGEAERLFVTMKEAGMQPNLYTYNVLMSSHCQTDDVDRAFALYQELLKSGLIPNAIIFTTLIDGFCNVKRFSEAKKMFLDMPRFGVAPTVPVYNSLMDGAFMSGNAREALAVYQEMTRLWLCPDEFTCSIVVRGLCDGGQVQVATRFLEGVRQSGANLNAAAYNALIDEYCKDGNLEEALATCTRMTEVGIEPNVVTYSSLIDGHSKIGKMEKATAIYTEMVAKGIEPNVVTYTALINGHAKNGDIDAAFRLQKEMVEKSISPNAITVSALVDGLCRESRVQDAVRLVMEYSGNNKYDHRHSFLSNSATVEDHSVPNVVTYMTLIYGLYIDGQYNEAGKIFCCMRESDMMKIGVKPKKYMIVCPEIWSSEPPNGLRTVES, from the exons GTCGCTCCGCAACACCACGGCCTCCGCCGCCACAGcctctccgcctccgcctccgcgcccgccgccgccgccccgcctcCCTCCCGCGACCGCGCCgcgcgcctcgccgccgccgtccatgGTGCAGCCGCGGCCAAGAACTTCGGGCACGCCATCCGTTTGACGAAGTCACTCATCCAGGCCTCTTCCCCCAGCCCGCGCCCCGTAgctggcgccggcgccagcgccTTCGCCGCGCTCGCGTCCACCTCCAGCTGCCCCGCCCCCGCGCTCGGCGTGCTCGTCATCGCCCTCTCCCAgatggcgctgctcgacgaggcgcTGTCCATCTTCCGTCGCCTGCGGACACTGCCGTCGCTGCCGGCGTGCAACGCGGTTCTGGACGGCCTCGTCAAGGCCCGCAGGTTCAGGTGCGTCTGGGAGATGTTCGACGAAATGCTTAGCCGGGGGATGTTTCCCAGTGTGGTCACGTACAATACGCTCATCAATGCGTGCCGGCATCAGGGTGCTGTGGAGAAGGCTTGGGAGGTGTGGCATCAGATGGTGGCGAGACGGATTGATCCGAATGTGGTCACCTACACGACGATGATATGTGCACTTTGTGAAGAGGGCTGCATCGGTGAGGCTGAGCGGCTGTTTGTCACGATGAAGGAAGCAGGGATGCAGCCTAATCTATACACATACAATGTGCTGATGAGCAGCCACTGTCAGACAGATGATGTCGACCGTGCATTTGCGCTGTACCAGGAATTGCTGAAGAGTGGCCTTATTCCAAATGCTATTATCTTTACAACGCTGATTGACGGTTTCTGCAACGTGAAGAGGTTCAGTGAAGCAAAAAAGATGTTTCTTGACATGCCCAGGTTTGGGGTTGCTCCTACTGTGCCTGTGTACAACAGTTTGATGGATGGAGCTTTCATGTCTGGAAATGCTCGAGAAGCATTAGCAGTTTATCAGGAGATGACTCGCCTATGGTTGTGCCCGGATGAATTCACCTGCAGCATAGTTGTAAGAGGGCTTTGTGATGGAGGGCAAGTGCAGGTAGCGACCAGGTTTCTTGAAGGAGTGCGGCAATCTGGTGCTAATCTGAATGCTGCTGCTTACAATGCACTAATTGATGAGTATTGCAAGGATGGAAATTTGGAGGAAGCCCTAGCAACTTGCACAAGAATGACCGAGGTTGGAATTGAGCCCAATGTGGTGACATACTCCTCTTTGATAGATGGGCATTCGAAGATAGGGAAGATGGAAAAAGCAACTGCTATATACACAGAGATGGTAGCTAAAGGGATTGAACCTAATGTGGTGACTTACACGGCTCTTATTAATGGCCATGCCAAGAATGGTGACATAGATGCTGCTTTTCGGTTACAGAAGGAGATGGTAGAGAAAAGCATTTCTCCCAATGCGATCACAGTGTCAGCTCTTGTTGATGGTCTGTGCAGAGAGAGTAGGGTTCAGGACGCAGTCAGGTTAGTCATGGAGTACTCAGGGAACAATAAGTATGATCATCGTCATTCTTTTTTGTCAAACTCTGCAACTGTGGAAGATCATTCAGTTCCAAACGTTGTGACGTATATGACCTTGATATATGGTCTCTATATAGATGGCCAATACAATGAAGCTGGTAAGATCTTCTGTTGCATGAGAGAATCAG ATATGATGAAGATAGGTGTTAAACCCAAGAAATACATGATAGTCTGCCCTGAGATTTGGTCATCAGAACCACCAAATGGCCTCAGAACTGTTGAAAGTTAA